A DNA window from bacterium contains the following coding sequences:
- the nikB gene encoding nickel ABC transporter permease produces the protein MQRYLAQRLLQLVPVLLGVSVLVFLMIHLVPGDPAQVMLQDYGSAEQIAAFRHTLGLDRPLPVQYGVFLWRLLHGNLGRSIHSGRPVAEEIALRLPYTLRLATAGMAVAMALGLALGVVAALHHRRLLDYASMVLALAGISLPSFWFGLVLILVFSYYLRWLPAAGADTGGSLLLPAVTLGTEAASIIARLTRSSLLEVLRQEFIRTARAKGAGETRTVLRHALKNALIPVLSIVGLQFAGLLGGAVIIETVFGWPGIGRLAVDAIFNRDLPMIQGIVLVAAVTFVAVNLFVDLLYGLLDPRIRYA, from the coding sequence GTGCAACGCTACCTCGCGCAGCGGCTCCTGCAGCTCGTTCCCGTCCTGCTGGGCGTGTCGGTGCTCGTGTTCTTGATGATCCACCTGGTCCCGGGCGATCCCGCCCAGGTCATGCTTCAGGACTACGGCTCCGCCGAACAGATCGCCGCCTTCCGGCACACGCTGGGGCTGGACCGGCCGCTGCCGGTCCAGTACGGCGTCTTCTTGTGGCGCCTGCTCCACGGCAATCTGGGGCGCTCGATCCACTCCGGCCGTCCGGTGGCCGAGGAAATCGCACTACGCCTGCCCTACACGCTGCGGCTCGCAACCGCCGGCATGGCCGTCGCGATGGCCCTTGGGCTCGCGCTCGGCGTGGTCGCCGCGCTTCATCACCGGCGGCTCCTGGATTACGCGTCGATGGTCCTGGCGCTGGCCGGAATCTCGCTGCCGAGCTTCTGGTTTGGACTCGTGCTGATCCTGGTGTTTTCTTACTATCTGCGCTGGCTGCCCGCGGCGGGGGCCGACACCGGCGGGAGTCTTCTCCTGCCCGCCGTGACGCTCGGAACCGAGGCGGCCTCTATCATCGCGCGCCTCACCCGCAGCAGCCTCCTCGAGGTGCTGCGGCAGGAGTTCATCCGCACGGCCCGCGCCAAGGGCGCCGGCGAAACCCGGACCGTGCTGCGGCACGCGCTGAAGAACGCGCTCATCCCGGTGCTTTCAATCGTCGGACTGCAGTTCGCGGGACTGCTCGGCGGCGCCGTGATCATCGAGACGGTCTTTGGCTGGCCGGGCATCGGCCGGCTCGCCGTGGACGCGATCTTCAATCGTGACCTGCCGATGATCCAGGGCATCGTGCTGGTCGCGGCCGTGACCTTCGTCGCCGTCAACCTCTTCGTGGATCTCCTTTATGGCCTTCTCGACCCCCGCATCCGCTACGCCTGA